From one Lolium rigidum isolate FL_2022 chromosome 4, APGP_CSIRO_Lrig_0.1, whole genome shotgun sequence genomic stretch:
- the LOC124648420 gene encoding protein STICHEL-like 4, with the protein MPGPPVPPENAPPDAPAAAGGSSGEHLRGHAHLTNCIHLRHHHAHAGAASGRRRSPTTGDSSATLMRDLLSMQRSRSLRDPSTRRSVDSASNRLAADPGDPPGRGALKTLLDQLAEDALQPRPARRPRRRFKRGQGRRAAADAALDRPAAAAFSANSSSQEAVCGNKYFFGAGGGGDDDGSEEMQQRPRPHPQASQDSRSVCGIPWNWSRLHNRSRSILDTAGRSLSCGLSDPRAPPAARRSEAATSAGSCGGGGYMNGSRSHPHFPVTARLTSSNSSDSDSLPLLGEGARSRTGIRGISRSFSGELGIFSNQSSEFDSDLMSEARSGQKSQRGRHRSLTQKYAPRTFKDVVGQSLVVQALSNAILKRKIGSVYVFYGPHGTGKTSCARVFAKALNCHSAEHPRPCDTCASCIAHNLGKSRSLVEIGPVGNIDLDSIVDILDNVMLSPLPAHHRVFIVDDCNTLPPDTWSVISKVVERAPRRVVFILISPNLELPHIIMSRCQKFFFPKLKECDIVNTLQWICTSDGLDVDRDALKLIASRSDGSLRDAQMTLDQLSLLGQRISISLVQELVGLVSDDKLVNLLDLALSADTANTVKTLRDITETGVEPLSLMSQLATIITDILAGAYTFTQGGVRRKFFKRPTLSKEDMEKLRQALKTLSEAEKQLRVSNDKMTWLTAALLQLAPDKQYTLPSSSTSTSFNQGLPNCHEGYIARNSTTDNNEIYAGPLGYNGGRRAREHTPDGYKLSTSATRVNEGSKCSRPDNEMIWQAVLEIVQSDSLRRMMAQEGRIISVSLGTAPTVQLMFSSHVNKSKAEKSRGQIMQAFESVLSSAIILEIRYESEEDGGGVPAILPYHEDTSSNIALRRSFTKHSSVSSGGEIIEVGPSQMEWYDEPDTGLVATDKRRQSVREAAALSSQDQENIGPRGGMNVNNEHDRQRNIVRGKVSLAHVINRAEGCSQHGGWPRQKAMSITEKLEQENLRLEPRSSLLCWKASSTTRRKLSALKIRTRRSQALSRLVLCGRCISVKSPR; encoded by the exons ATGCCGGGGCCACCGGTGCCGCCGGAGAACGCGCCGCCtgatgcgccggcggcggcgggcggcagcagcggcgagcACCTCCGCGGCCACGCGCACCTGACCAACTGCATCCACCTGCGCCACCACCACGCGCACGCCGGCGCCGCGTCCGGCCGGAGGCGCAGCCCCACCACGGGCGACTCCTCCGCCACGCTGATGCGGGACCTCCTCTCGATGCAGCGCTCCCGCTCGCTCCGGGACCCCTCCACCCGCCGCTCCGTCGACTCCGCCTCCAACAGGCTGGCCGCCGACCCCGGCGACCCGCCCGGCCGCGGGGCGCTCAAGACCCTCCTCGACCAGCTCGCGGAGGACGCGCTGCAGCCCAggcccgcccgccgcccgcgccgccggttcaagcgcggccagggccgccgcgccgccgccgacgccgccctaGATCGCCCCGcggccgccgccttctccgccaACTCCAGCTCCCAGGAGGCCGTCTGCGGCAACAAGTACTTCTTCggcgccggcggaggcggcgacgacgacggcagcgaggAGATGCAGCAGCGCCCGCGCCCGCACCCGCAGGCGTCGCAGGACTCGCGCAGCGTCTGCGGCATCCCCTGGAACTGGTCGCGCCTCCACAACCGCAGCAGGTCCATCCTCGACACGGCCGGCCGGAGCCTCTCCTGCGGCCTCTCCGACCCCAGGGCTCCaccggcggcgcggaggtccgaggccgccacctccgccggctcctgcggtggcggcggctacaTGAACGGGTCGCGCTCGCATCCGCACTTCCCGGTGACCGCGAGGCTGACCTCCTCCAACAGCTCCGACTCCGACTCGCTGCCCCTGCTCGGCGAGGGCGCGCGCAGTCGGACTGGCATCCGTGGCATTTCCAGGAGCTTCTCGGGGGAGCTCGGGATTTTCTCCAACCAGAGCAGTGAGTTCGATTCCGACCTCATGTCGGAGGCGCGGTCCGGGCAGAAGTCGCAGCGTGGCCGGCACCGGAGCCTCACGCAGAAGTATGCGCCGAGGACGTTCAAGGACGTCGTCGGGCAGAGCTTGGTTGTGCAGGCGCTGTCCAATGCCATTCTCAAGAGGAAGATCGGGTCCGTCTACGTCTTCTACGGGCCGCACGGCACAGGCAAGACGTCCTGCGCTCGGGTGTTCGCGAAGGCGCTGAATTGCCACTCCGCCGAGCACCCAAGGCCCTGCGACACATGTGCGTCGTGTATCGCGCACAACCTCGGCAAGAGCAGGAGTTTGGTGGAGATCGGGCCTGTTGGTAACATTGACCTGGACAGCATTGTGGATATCCTTGACAATGTGATGCTTTCGCCGCTACCGGCTCATCACAGGGTGTTCATAGTGGATGACTGCAACACGTTGCCGCCTGATACCTGGAGTGTCATATCGAAGGTTGTCGAGCGCGCGCCTCGGCGTGTGGTTTTTATCCTCATCAGCCCCAATCTCGAGCTCCCACATATAATCATGTCGAGGTGCCAAAAGTTCTTTTTCCCGAAGCTGAAGGAATGCGACATAGTCAACACTTTGCAGTGGATTTGTACCAGCGATGGCCTGGATGTTGATAGAGATGCATTGAAACTTATTGCTTCCCGGTCGGATGGGTCATTGAGGGATGCACAGATGACCTTGGATCAGTTGAGTTTGCTTGGGCAGAGAATTTCAATCTCACTTGTTCAAGAACTT GTTGGCTTGGTTTCTGATGATAAATTGGTAAATTTGCTTGATTTGGCACTATCTGCTGACACTGCCAACACAGTGAAAACTCTACGCGATATTACTGAAACAGGTGTTGAGCCTTTGTCGCTCATGTCTCAACTTGCCACAATAATAACTGACATCCTTGCTGGCGCTTACACATTCACACAAGGAGGAGTTCGAAGAAAATTCTTCAAACGTCCAACAT TATCAAAGGAGGATATGGAAAAGCTGCGCCAGGCCTTGAAAACACTCTCAGAAGCTGAAAAACAGTTGAGGGTCTCCAATGATAAGATGACCTGGCTTACAGCTGCTCTGCTTCAGCTTGCTCCTGATAAACAATATACACTGCCGAGTTCATCCACAAGTACAAGTTTTAACCAGGGTCTGCCTAACTGCCACGAGGGGTACATAGCAAGAAACTCTACTACAGATAATAACGAGATATATGCCGGCCCCCTTGGTTACAATGGTGGAAGGAGAGCCAGGGAACATACACCAGATGGCTACAAGCTGTCAACAAGTGCTACCAGAGTGAATGAAGGATCGAAATGTAGCAGACCTGACAATGAGATGATTTGGCAAGCTGTTCTGGAGATTGTTCAGTCAGATTCCCTGAGAAGAATGATGGCTCAGGAGGGGCGGATTATTTCTGTCAGCCTTGGCACAG CACCAACTGTACAGTTAATGTTCAGCTCTCATGTGAATAAGTCCAAAGCTGAAAAATCCAGGGGACAAATTATGCAAGCATTTGAGTCTGTTCTTTCTTCTGCTATAATACTTGAAATCCGGTATGAATCGGAGGAGGATGGAGGAGGTGTTCCAGCTATTTTACCTTACCACGAGGATACCTCTTCTAATATCGCTTTAAGGAGGTCTTTCACGAAACATAGTTCAGTTTCTTCTGGAG GTGAGATTATTGAAGTGGGTCCTTCTCAAATGGAATGGTACGACGAACCAGATACTGGTCTTGTTGCCACAGATAAAAGAAGACAAAGTGTACGGGAAGCAGCAGCTTTGTCATCGCAAGACCAAGAAAATATAGGCCCTCGAGGAGGAATGAATGTGAATAATGAACATGATCGACAAAGGAACATAGTAAGAGGTAAGGTGTCTCTTGCTCATGTTATCAATAGGGCGGAAGGTTGTTCTCAACATGGAGGCTGGCCGAGACAAAAAGCCATGTCAATAACGGAAAAGCTCGAGCAAGAGAATTT GAGATTGGAGCCTAGGTCAAGTCTACTTTGTTGGAAAGCTTCAAGCACTACTAGACGGAAG CTCTCAGCATTGAAGATCAGGACGCGAAGATCACAAGCTCTATCAAGGCTCGTCTTGTGCGGAAGGTGCATTTCCGTGAAATCTCCAAGATAA